From a single Ooceraea biroi isolate clonal line C1 chromosome 12, Obir_v5.4, whole genome shotgun sequence genomic region:
- the LOC105284177 gene encoding leucine-rich repeat and immunoglobulin-like domain-containing nogo receptor-interacting protein 3: MRERVARGGGGPRLRWLVFPIAVVAVAAAVVRVEGAPTDTLSSVTSSPLNSLATFPTFSRIKCPGGCECTADNNGSSLVCAERSFLGLGLSRNVTNVSLKNVWAAAIPVSALETSAELRNLVWSSSGIESVEAGAFRVATRLQRLALGDNRLTQLPSDVFHPLHQLQYLNLTGNRLIALSRQLFHGLDHLQEIRLAANQLTSIPYQLFAPARELVRLDLSGNRLISLPNHSFQPNNQLQELQLAGNRLTKLPSRLFSSLSRLRVLNLSDNKIDTLPRGLFIDLVTLEHLDLASNPIARLADTAFQGPVGLRWLNLSRLPITSLPANIWRPVGRLRTLLLSKTNLEGLHNGDLAGLAELETLEIMKSPLREIGHLTLNETPSLRKLDLRFNDLAFLPANVAHLPLLNELLLDGNSWACDCRMFWFVKWVESRTHLRAAFRTGLNCDTIDNSTANATLQTLRYLKCSEPSLVRATETQQYLLQNSVLLECEFNGNPAPSLTWVTPNGLVFHWMPDPDFPDAFVDHPHVHSWMDTRKPIVDDVGMRVLENGSLYIPTLLRQHVGKYKCTAVNPIANETVYVTLQLDPITLHNIKLFSILVGAICAVAFLLLTLLLQLLRYLFMKCGCIKWCMCCRRVGVTPRAKQIYQMLDNIEQYKSQQLEKLRENYTQQVHRIKDNCVRQMECIRDSYEGQMQHIRDIRDYGTSQLTMIRDQYYDQVKRARYYTTIQLNWVRENYVFQRNKIRKFSAHQVLRLRESYKYQQQTLAKVLENLPNLYFDNCRSGSCGKSDSMMFDPTKDDINGMDTYFKAKTTLDDSLAAGPSLEDVNSEYYTPTELSSASPHGQNALEGIHINYIEESGPPLPPPMPALVLPPTSTLLQCIDEYGSTSLVHKNYENGQAIFKGSSGVDILTKEYRGPETMGLLALSNSLPDLPRETKL; encoded by the exons ATGCGGGAGCGGGTGGCAAGGGGAGGTGGTGGTCCGCGCTTGAGGTGGTTGGTCTTTCCGATCGCGGTGGTTGCGGTTGCAGCGGCGGTGGTGCGGGTCGAGGGTGCGCCTACGGACACTCTGTCGTCGGTCACGTCGTCGCCGTTAAATTCGTTGGCCACGTTCCCCACGTTCTCGCGGATAAAATGTCCCGGTGGGTGCGAGTGTACGGCGGACAACAACGGCAGCAGCCTGGTGTGCGCCGAGCGCAGTTTCCTCGGCCTCGGCTTGTCGCGGAACGTCACGAATGTGTCGCTGAAGAATGTATGGGCAGCTGCGATTCCAGTTTCCGCCCTGGAAACATCCGCAGAGCTGCGAAATCTCGTCTGGTCGTCGAGCGGCATCGAGAGTGTGGAAGCGGGTGCGTTCCGCGTTGCTACGCGGCTCCAGCGACTCGCTCTAGGTGATAATCGGCTGACGCAGCTGCCGTCGGACGTCTTCCATCCATTACATCAACTACAGTACCTGAACCTAACCGGAAACAGGCTGATCGCGCTGTCGAGGCAGCTGTTCCACGGCCTGGATCACCTCCAGGAGATTCGTTTGGCGGCGAATCAGCTGACTTCGATACCGTATCAGCTGTTTGCGCCTGCCCGGGAGCTCGTACGGCTCGATCTCAGTGGCAATCGATTGATATCATTGCCGAATCACAGCTTCCAGCCGAATAACCAGCTACAGGAGCTGCAGCTAGCCGGCAATCGTTTGACGAAGCTACCATCGCGACTGTTCTCCAGTCTGTCACGGCTCCGTGTGCTTAATCTCTCCGATAACAAGATCGATACGTTGCCGCGCGGCTTGTTCATCGATCTTGTGACCTTGGAGCATCTGGACCTTGCTAGTAATCCGATCGCGCGTCTCGCGGACACCGCGTTCCAAGGCCCCGTCGGTCTACGGTGGCTCAACCTGAGCCGGCTGCCGATCACTTCGTTGCCTGCGAATATCTGGCGACCTGTTGGCAGGCTCAGGACTCTCTTGTTATCGAAAACAAACCTAGAGGGTCTACATAATGGAGATCTGGCTGGCTTGGCCGAACTGGAGACACTAGAAATCATGAAGAGCCCGCTGCGCGAGATCGGCCACCTAACTCTCAATGAAACGCCGTCCCTGCGTAAGCTCGATCTGCGTTTTAATGATTTGGCCTTTCTGCCGGCGAACGTAGCGCATCTGCCGTTATTGAACGAGCTGCTGTTGGACGGTAACTCATGGGCTTGTGACTGCCGCATGTTCTGGTTCGTCAAGTGGGTAGAGAGCAGGACACATTTGCGCGCAGCTTTCCGAACTGGGCTGAACTGCGATACTATAGACAATAGTACCGCAAACGCCACCCTGCAGACCCTGCGTTATCTCAAATGCAGTGAGCCAAGTCTGGTACGTGCCACTGAAACCCAACAGTATCTCCTACAGAATTCCGTGCTGTTGGAGTGCGAGTTCAACGGGAATCCGGCACCCTCTTTAACCTGGGTCACACCAAACGGCCTGGTATTCCACTGGATGCCAGATCCGGATTTTCCTGACGCTTTCGTCGACCATCCGCACGTGCACAGTTGGATGGACACCCGGAAACCGATCGTCGACGACGTCGGCATGCGCGTGTTGGAGAACGGCTCGCTGTACATCCCGACTTTGCTGCGGCAACACGTGGGCAAGTACAAATGCACGGCGGTGAATCCAATTGCCAACGAGACTGTCTACGTGACGCTGCAACTAGACCCGATAACTTTGCACAATATCAAGCTCTTCAGCATTCTCGTCGGTGCGATCTGCGCCGTGGCGTTCCTCTTGCTGACGCTATTGCTGCAACTGCTACGGTATCTCTTCATGAA GTGCGGATGCATCAAGTGGTGCATGTGCTGCAGACGCGTGGGTGTGACGCCGCGGGCTAAGCAGATCTACCAAATGCTTGACAACATCGAGCAGTATAAAAGCCAGCAGCTTGAAAAGCTGCGAGAGAACTATACTCAGCAAGTGCATCGAATCAAGGATAACTGCGTGCGGCAAATGGAATGCATCCGCGACAGTTATGAAGGCCAGATGCAACACATACGGGACATACGGGACTACGGCACCAGTCAACTGACTATGATACGAGATCAGTATTACGATCAG GTAAAACGAGCGCGGTATTATACAACTATCCAATTGAACTGGGTGCGCGAGAATTACGTCTTCCAACGCAACAAGATTCGCAAATTCAGCGCCCATCAGGTGCTGCGGTTGCGTGAGAGCTACAAGTACCAGCAGCAGACGCTGGCCAAGGTGCTGGAGAACCTGCCAAACCTGTACTTTGATAACTGCCGGAGCGGTTCGTGCGGCAAGAGCGACTCTATGATGTTCGACCCAACCAAAGACGATATTAACGGCATGGACACGTACTTCAAGGCAAAGACGACGCTCGACGACAGCCTGGCAGCTGGGCCGAGCCTCGAAGATGTCAACAGCGAGTACTACACGCCGACCGAGCTGTCGTCCGCCAGCCCGCATGGGCAGAACGCATTGGAAGGCATCCACATCAACTACATCGAGGAGAGTGGCCCGCCGCTGCCGCCCCCGATGCCCGCCTTGGTGCTGCCCCCCACCTCGACGTTGCTGCAGTGCATCGACGAGTACGGTAGCACATCACTCGTGCACAAGAACTATGAGAATGGCCAGGCGATTTTCAAGGGCTCCAGCGGCGTGGACATCCTGACCAAGGAATACCGAGGCCCGGAGACCATGGGTCTCTTGGCACTCAGCAACAGTCTACCCGATCTTCCACGTGAGACCAAGCTCTAG